A window of Oncorhynchus kisutch isolate 150728-3 linkage group LG23, Okis_V2, whole genome shotgun sequence genomic DNA:
AACTAGTCACTTCAACACAGAATGTACTCAGCTTTTGGCTCTTTTACTTAACTAAGCAGGAACCATCTTAAAAGTTCAACAGCTGCATATCGATTAAAATGGTATAGTTTAGTGGAGGGTTCATAAGTGCTACATGAAAGGGACAGAGAAAATCCTATCACATGAACACTTGAGAAAAGGAAAGATGCTCATATTGGTAGGTGGAATGTTGTTTTGTGTAACATTGAGTAGTCCAGCTTTATCCTCTTCGCCCTTCAGAGGCCGGAGAATCTTTGTCCGGGGACTGTTGATCCTCTCCTGGGGGTGTAGCGGTGCTCAGTTGAACTCTGAACTCCTGCCAGGCCTGCCAGTTAGATTCCAACAGTTCATGTAGTTGGTCATTCAGTGAGTCGTTGCGTTCCTCCAGGTCATCCAGGCAGGAGTTGATCTGATCCAGCAGTGTTGATGGCTACATACTCTTCCAAAAGAGAGTGATATGAGAACAGCAAAGATGTGCAATTCCTAACAGACAAATACAGACACCCTATTGGCTtatgtacacagctgtgaatgacaacacacacagttttgttttattatccttgtggggaccaaaacaTTTATTCCATTTCTAAATCCTATgttccctaacccttaacctaaaatagcatttttccTCATGGGGACCGGCGAAATGTACCCACTTGTCAgaatgttccttgttttactatccttgtgaggacttctggtacccacaaggatagttaaacaaacaaaaaaaacgcaCACTGCATCTCTTAAATCACAGCCGCAGAGATGATGCTTCCGTGATGACATCTGAAACATACCAGTATTACCTGAATTCATCTTCATTGTCAATGATGCCATCATCAGTTGAGATGTTAGGATCTCCATTTGGTCCAGACATATTGTTGTTTACTTCTTCTGCGGTTTAACAGCGGTTGACATCCAATTTGTTTCATTACCGCcatctactagactggagtacaactccattatactttgcttgaaaaatacaaatgtactaaataaataccctaccatctaacactacactcACTAATTTCAAAATTATATAAAATTAAATGAACACCACCCTACCGCACTAATTAAATGTATTTACTCCTACCTCATGCCATCACCCTGAAAGGATGGGACgtcaccacttaacacaccctgtaactcttctgatgtcaagtctaGCACGCCCatatacctctctgcagctgccaccacaacctcaattttcCCGAGACTTCCGATCCATCCCTTCAGTACAATGTGACAACTAatgcactactctaaccctggaaacctcaacctgcctctctcgcaagggacatttctgatccccagttCCATGGGCACACCAACAATTAACACATTCCGCGACTTTCCCCcatactacacattcctttgtctcatgccctgcACATTTCTAACACCttggaccctccctcctacacactgctgccacataccCATAAACTTGACACCTGTAACGTCGTAATGTATTCGGCACATCGCTCGTACAGGATTACTTATATATCCAAACTTTATCGGGCAAAGACTCAACTTCAAAAAAACAGACAATGACTTCCGTTTCCCCACCCTGTTTGCGTCGCATCAAACGACGATCATCACATACACCGGGAATATTTCCCCTCAGCTGGTCAACTTTGATATTTACTGCTACCCCTGTTATCACTCCTTTCATTTGTGCCCTTTTCTTGAGAACGAAACAATTCACTTTTCTTGCCCTCATTAGTTTTACTCCAAGCGTATTCTCCCTCTGCCTCACAAAAACACAAACAGTTATCACTAGACCACTTCTAGTTACCATCACCCAACTCTTTTTTTCACCCACCGTGAAACCACACATGGATCAGCAAAAAGGGAAGAGTACGCTTTTTTCCATAAAATTCACTCTGTCACTCTTCTTCATCCTGATCCTCGGTGCATACCTATACAATAACTTCACCGAACCTACCACATAGGATACTTCACACTtattcacttccatttctcctcctgtcttcagctccccctgcttacactttctaccattcttaTTTAACAAACCATCTCCCCTTTCCCACAATTTTTATCCGACACAagccctctctttttccctccattcTTCCTCCGTTTTCCAAGTATAGGTCTCCTTGTGATAATACTGCTGCCCCACTACTGACACCCATCTTGTTCTTGCTTTCTCTAGGGACTCCATTTCCGCCGAGCGCTCTTCTCCCTATTGTTGTTTACGTAGAATTAGCTACACTGAGAAAAGATGCGTTAGCTGGCACTGCAGCccatgtagctaacgttagtaactTAACACAGATAAACGTTTACTTACATTACTATGTTCATCACCAGTGCACTTCACATATAGTAGGGGTTTctaatataatattctactggaAAACAAAAACCTAAAAAGGACTACATCATAACGCACAAATTGGATTTAGCTGGACTGCTAGCTAACAACCGCAGCCTGTCACTTAGTGTCAGATGACTGATGATGACAACACTGAGAAACAAGATCCCCGACATGACCCAATGTTCAAACATTGCTTTACAAATACTTCAAGAGATCTATATCTACAATATAGTTGGCCTTGCAATTATGAGTTAGAAACTGTATATCAGACTGAGACGATAGAATCAAATCAGGCCGTTTTGTGGTCAGTTTCGTGATGTAGTTTATTTTGTGATTTTATATTATCTTTGGCATATCCCCTCTGATATCATTAATTTCAACGTAAATGTTTAACTTTTCATTATTTAATTTAGTAAATATTAATGTCCAATTTCTATGGGTATTTATACATTACAAACAGTTGTTGTCTTTATTTTTGTCTTGAGCACTAGCAAAGACATTGTGAAGATAAGCCGAAACTGCTTCTCCCCGAATCATCCAACTAAACTCATGCGTAGAAACACGTCATGGAGGCTAACGGTCGTCTCACGCCAAACTGCGCATGTGCAGACCGTCACTCCtccgatataaagttgttttcGACGAAAAttaaaacgtgtcagtttgtcacttttacgaggttggagtaataacatgttcaattacttaagacattggctcaaatttaggttgtgcctttagatttcgagaaaatCAACAACTAAGGAAGATTTTTTCATTTATCTCATTGACGTATCAAACCCCGGGCTGGTCTGTTTGGCAAGTGTTCCCGGAAATCTTGCGACGTtgtgcctctgggtttagaaactccgTGGTACTAGGTCCCATAAATATCGATTCAATTTAAATTTAAGGGGctttttattggcatgggaaaacatatgtttacattgccaaagaaagttaaatagataataaacaaaattgaaataaacaatacaaaatgtacagtaaactaCAATCACAAAAGAttaaaaagaataaagacatttcaaatgtcatattatttatatatacattttgtgaattcttggttggtgagtagaccccagacctcacaaccatgaagggcaatgggttctataactgcaagtatttttagccagatcctaattggtgtgtcgaattgtatgttccttttgatgataTAGATTCATAGAAGGCCATCAAAATATATCAGACTGCTCCATAATGTTATAAACAATAGGTGGCGCCACAGTCCTATAAGTCTTGAGAGGAAGAAATACCCCCGTGTAGCCACATGGGGCGAATCACACATGAACTGGCACAGCTAGTagctaacaaaataaaataagaaCCTTAGTTAGCTTTCTAGCTAATCTACCATGGAGGACCTACCTGCAGATATCAAAGCTTTCCTTCTGAATCACCCATTTTTTGAACTTACGGACGACGGCAAAAAGGTTAGAATTCCAACCGCACTAAACTTATTTTCACAAAATATCGTATAGACTAACGTTGGCAAAAAAggtagctaacgttggctagctagctaataatgtTATGCTGTATCTGATGTAAACTACATGACATGTATATGACAGCATTTTGTTTCACCTTTTAATTTTTTTAGATCAAATGCGTACTCAATGGACATGATTGTCCTTGCAAACTCACAGAGCTCCAGAACTTCACCAAAGGGAAGAAATATCAGAAAATGTGTTCTAATGCAGAGTTCAAATATAGTCAATATGAACCACATGTTGTGCCCAGCTCGAAGCAACCGTAAGTATTCCCCAAGAGCCATAATCTCAGCAGTTGGCGGTTTCGTGTTGTGTTTTAGAGGGGAGCAGGGCTTGAGTGCATGCATCTATGACCTCTTGGCAGATGCTATATGATATTACACCCAAATTCAAGGAGGCTAAACATTCCCCCTATCCCTCTCCAGACCCATCCAGAGGTTCTCCAACTGCTGCCACCAATTCAATGTGGTTATAGGACTTCTGTGGTTATCaagtgcctgtctgtctctgaagtTATGTCCCCACTCTCTAACCAGTTCTTGGGGTTAGGGTAACTGACCAATTCTGTATGTCTGACCTTCAGCAATCATCTCTTCTGCAAGTTGACGCTCAGACACATCAATCGCCTGCCACACCATGTCTTACAGCATGTCAATGGGAAGCGGTTCCAAAAAGCGAAGAAGAAATGTCAGTACTTCTTGCCACCCAAAATGTCCTTCCTCCTACCTACCCTCAAATGTTGATGCTTCCTTTCCACTCAATGTTTTTAGAGGTTTTCCACTGAGTGCTGTTGTGTTGTTTCAGAGGACTTTAGTTCTGCGCTTTCAATTTACCAGTGAATCATCTTTACAATCCATCAGATATGTCTCTAAAATAGAACTACCCGAAACACCACATAGATGGTTGTTTTCACTGTCGTCAGTACAGTTTATGAATTGTCTAATCTCTCCCCTAGATGAAGAGTGTGTGCAACAGGGTGTGGAGTACATACCAGCCAGCCTCAGACAGAAGAAgcccagagatggagagaaagattgGGACAGGGGGCGCAACTTCCAGCGGGGGAATGGAGCGTGGGCTCCTGACTCCAGCGATGATGGAGGCAGTGACTCCGAGGACAGCATGAGTGACCTGTACCCCTGTTAGTACTTCAGTCATTTTTGTGTGAAAAACAGTCAATGGTGACACTGGCAGTGTCTGAATACACATACTAGCGTACTAAATAGtatgcaaaaaatatatttatagtaTTTAAAAAATAGTACTCCTAATGCGCGATTGCTTTGACTCCCGCCATTCGTTCATTTTGGAACAGCCTGTCAATTTATCTGATCATCAGCTGTATGACACGACTAATGTCTGCTGTGGATGAGCTAGAACACACAGTATGTGGATTCAAGTAtattttatttgttacatttgctTCCTTTCTGGAAGGTGAAAACTAATGTCAGGCTTTTTCTTTACCTACAGCCACTTTATTCTCTCTGAAAAAGGAGACAGATGGTATGGAGGAGGAAAAAGATGCCTTTAaaacagatgatgatgatgatgaggagatggAGATTGATAAACAGGCGCCACAGAAACGCAAGAAGGTCAGATGGCTTAACCCTCGTGGaactgttttttttctcaccagTAGTGTTGAGCAGTGTTCCAAGCAAACCGGTCTGCATGTGGTTGTTGAATTACTGTAATTAGTAACACTGCTCTCTTTGCATCTTCGACAGGTTCAGGATGGGGGTTTCCAGAAGAAATTCAAGAATCATAACTGTAAAAGAAAAGGTTTTAAAGACCAtgttaaaaatataaaataaaggtGAATGCTGTGCCCATGTTAAAAATGGAAAATAAAGGTGAATGCTGTGCTTCTCTATTCGCACTTTGATCTTGTCATATGCTCTCATCCTGTCGAGTGTTCCTAAGTAGATTCAAACATAAGGCTACTCCAAGTAGCGAAGTATCAGTTTCTCTGTCTAATTTTGAGCAAAAGTTGACAATCAACACTACATCTGTAATGTTCCACACAAAAGCATTTTCTTGTCTTAACATGGATTCTGCTATTGCCCAGcaccaaatgtacattatccagagtgacttgcaCTCATCAGTGCATACATATTAATATTTTCCCATACTGGTCcactgtgggaattgaacccacaacacTGGCGTTGCATGGACCATGATCTACCAACTATGCCACACAAGACACAATGTAGTCCTATATAGCATCTCAACTACAGCATTTGATGTTCATCATATAGCTCCAATTATGAAAATGTCCCAAATGTACTCACTTGACCATAGATAGTGGAAATGTTTGATAACTGCCAGATTAGGTATTTGATGGCCTGCTACCAGGGACTGTCGGCTCTCCTCCGTGGCTGACGTAAGATTTTTTTAAACATCCCCAGCTGTGTCCTCAGatcatgtgcagaccagctggctggtgtgtgtacGGATACACATCCTATTCCATGGgccgagtcactggcttactggtgcgcTTCCATgcagtccctaggaggggtgtgtcacttgagtgggttgagtcactgacgtggtcttcctctGGGTTGGCGCcgccccttgggttgtgccgtggtggagatctttgtgggatatactcggccttgtctcatgGATgctaagttggtggttgaagatatccctctagtggtgttggggctgtgctttggcaaagagggtggggttatatcctgcctgtttgaccctgtccgggggtatcatcgaatggggccacagtgtctcctgacccctcctgtctcagcctccagtatttatgctgcagtagtttgtgtcggggggctagggtcagtctgttatatctggagtatttctccagtgtcctgtgtgaatttaagtatgctctctaagtctttctttctctctctcaggggatctgagccctaggaccatgcctcaggactacctggcatgatgactccttgctgtccccagtccacctggccgtgctgctgctccagtttcaactgttctgtctgcggctatggaaccctgacctgttcaccggacgtgctacctgtcccagatctgctgttttcaactctctagagacagcaggagcggtagagatactctcaatgatcggctatgaaaagccaactgacatttattcctgaggtgctgacctgttgcaccctcgacaaccactgtgattattattatttgaccatgctggtcatttatgaatatttgaacatcttggccatgttctgttataatctccacccggcacagccagaagaggactggccactcctcatagcctggttcctctctaggtttcttcctaggttttggcctttctagggagttattcctagtcaccatgcttctacacctgcattgcttgctgtttggggttttatgctgggtttctgtacagcactttaataaatttgatttgatgatttgatttgattcaatctctccctatcccagtctgctgtccccaaatgcttcaaaatggccaccattgttcctgtacccaagaaagtaaatctaactgaactaaatgactatcgcccgtcgcactcacttctgtcatcatgaagtgcattgagaggcttgtcaaggatcatatcacctccgccTTACCTGTTacactagacccacttcaatttgcttaccgccccaataggtccacagacgatgcaatcgccatcacactgccctatcccatctggacaagaggaatacagatgtaagaatgctgttcattgactatagctcagcattaaacacca
This region includes:
- the surf2 gene encoding surfeit locus protein 2, which gives rise to MEDLPADIKAFLLNHPFFELTDDGKKIKCVLNGHDCPCKLTELQNFTKGKKYQKMCSNAEFKYSQYEPHVVPSSKQPNHLFCKLTLRHINRLPHHVLQHVNGKRFQKAKKKYEECVQQGVEYIPASLRQKKPRDGEKDWDRGRNFQRGNGAWAPDSSDDGGSDSEDSMSDLYPSTLFSLKKETDGMEEEKDAFKTDDDDDEEMEIDKQAPQKRKKVQDGGFQKKFKNHNCKRKGFKDHVKNIK